A genome region from Nocardia sp. NBC_01730 includes the following:
- a CDS encoding heavy-metal-associated domain-containing protein, with amino-acid sequence MTIDIPRYDRRAASRVLAGLAQPGLFTAQVSQPAPRGFEFTCAAVRPEQDSHLTYSQRLYLERFMRPCRADQVTSATHRIAWTDSDGIPNTGHFRSDGLGPLVPIAMRETVLALWHALDANSGFADRVSALGPHEHAVLDGTTTDRDPLDIFRVGIEAAGRVLAQHALLARQTPYRGAAEFARGIHDSGLFAAAATHWFWELQASTYRRGMIPVTLVAQLDGTVRYSAETVATLRAMKDATIADAHTVMRRATTIEGLSVQDAIAKYHDDLDLISRQYALLPAGTHPSCLAAVPHQLNGEHYSILPVVVDRFVATFTEIAERCEVVEVSADLDEATADRAATAEDQVFYVPDMTCKHCVRTIGGVLESMDIRVLDIGLTSKRVVAEFRSPRNRARAFEAIRDGGYNPVAEQHETAALGSGTEPSDTAV; translated from the coding sequence GTGACGATCGACATCCCCCGCTACGACCGGCGCGCCGCGTCCCGCGTGCTGGCCGGGCTGGCGCAGCCAGGGCTGTTCACCGCGCAGGTATCGCAGCCCGCGCCGCGCGGATTCGAATTCACCTGTGCCGCAGTGCGTCCCGAGCAGGATAGTCATCTTACCTACTCACAGCGGCTGTACCTGGAGCGATTCATGCGGCCGTGCCGGGCAGACCAGGTGACCAGCGCCACCCACCGGATCGCGTGGACCGACAGCGACGGCATCCCCAACACGGGACACTTCCGCTCCGATGGGCTCGGACCGCTGGTGCCGATCGCGATGCGCGAGACCGTGCTGGCACTGTGGCACGCTCTGGATGCGAATTCCGGTTTCGCCGATCGGGTTTCGGCGCTCGGTCCGCACGAGCACGCGGTGCTGGATGGCACGACCACCGATCGCGATCCGCTCGACATCTTCAGGGTGGGCATCGAGGCCGCCGGGCGCGTGCTGGCGCAGCACGCGCTGCTGGCCAGGCAGACCCCCTATCGCGGCGCCGCCGAGTTCGCCAGGGGCATCCATGATTCCGGACTGTTCGCCGCCGCGGCCACCCACTGGTTCTGGGAACTGCAAGCCTCGACCTACCGGCGCGGCATGATCCCGGTGACGCTCGTGGCGCAGCTCGACGGCACCGTCCGCTACTCGGCGGAGACGGTAGCGACGCTGCGCGCGATGAAGGACGCCACCATCGCCGACGCGCACACCGTCATGCGCCGCGCCACCACCATCGAGGGGCTCTCCGTTCAGGACGCGATCGCCAAGTACCACGACGACCTCGACCTGATCTCCCGCCAGTACGCGCTGCTACCCGCGGGCACCCACCCCTCCTGTCTCGCCGCCGTGCCACACCAGCTGAACGGTGAGCACTACAGCATCCTGCCTGTGGTGGTCGACCGGTTCGTCGCGACATTCACCGAGATCGCCGAGCGGTGCGAGGTCGTCGAGGTGAGCGCCGATCTCGACGAGGCGACCGCTGACCGCGCCGCCACCGCCGAGGACCAGGTGTTCTATGTGCCGGACATGACCTGCAAACACTGCGTCCGCACAATCGGCGGGGTGCTGGAATCGATGGACATCCGTGTCCTCGACATCGGCCTGACCAGCAAGCGAGTGGTCGCGGAGTTCCGCAGCCCGCGCAACCGGGCGCGGGCGTTCGAGGCCATCCGCGACGGCGGCTACAACCCGGTTGCCGAGCAGCACGAGACCGCGGCGCTGGGATCGGGCACGGAGCCATCGGATACCGCGGTATGA
- a CDS encoding aminotransferase class V-fold PLP-dependent enzyme produces MPEATRLPAPALAPAMVRALFPALADTTEVYLDSAATTQKPLPVIETIHRYHSSRTANAGRGTYPWATGLSAGIARIRERTAAFIGAEHPDEVVFTGGATAALNAVALSWGLAALADGDEILYNARDHASNVHPWHHLRGLLARFGRRVELIPYRVTGAGEADTDDILAKITPRTRLITTSHLHHVFGGLTTLEELRGRIDPAILLCFDCSQSGGHLPVDVTELDADFAIFAAHKMFGAPGTGVLYCRRRVHDSLVPFLPGGNSGVRLGTDGLTPQAMPDLLEGGTHNIPGILALGSALEVLESFDVGAIAAHNRDLTLRLIDGLRPIPGLEFLPGPAHAACAVGYGIVSFTLNGISATDLGFVLSELGFLVRTGAHCTPAAGDDTDSVRVSTHIYNTLDEIGRFTAHVKTIAEEVA; encoded by the coding sequence ATGCCGGAGGCTACGCGACTACCGGCGCCGGCACTCGCACCCGCCATGGTGCGCGCGCTGTTTCCCGCCTTGGCCGACACCACCGAGGTCTACCTGGACAGTGCCGCCACCACGCAGAAGCCGTTGCCGGTCATCGAGACCATCCACCGCTATCACAGCTCCCGCACCGCCAACGCGGGACGCGGCACCTACCCGTGGGCGACCGGTCTGTCCGCCGGGATCGCCCGCATCCGGGAGCGTACCGCCGCGTTCATCGGCGCCGAGCACCCCGACGAGGTGGTTTTCACCGGCGGTGCCACCGCCGCGCTCAACGCCGTCGCGCTGTCGTGGGGGCTGGCGGCCCTGGCCGACGGCGACGAAATCCTCTACAACGCACGCGATCACGCCTCGAACGTGCACCCGTGGCATCACCTGCGCGGGCTGCTCGCGCGGTTCGGGCGCCGCGTCGAGCTGATCCCCTATCGGGTGACCGGCGCGGGCGAGGCGGACACCGACGACATCCTGGCCAAGATCACGCCGCGGACCCGGCTGATCACGACCAGCCATCTGCACCACGTCTTCGGCGGCCTCACCACCCTGGAGGAGTTGCGCGGACGGATCGATCCCGCGATCCTGCTGTGCTTCGACTGCTCGCAGAGCGGCGGACACCTTCCGGTCGACGTGACCGAGCTCGACGCGGATTTCGCGATCTTCGCCGCACACAAGATGTTCGGCGCACCGGGAACCGGAGTGCTGTACTGCCGCAGGCGCGTGCACGACAGCCTCGTGCCGTTTCTGCCCGGCGGAAACTCCGGGGTGCGTCTCGGCACGGACGGACTGACGCCGCAGGCAATGCCCGACCTGCTGGAGGGCGGCACACACAACATCCCTGGCATCCTCGCACTCGGCAGCGCGCTGGAGGTGCTGGAATCGTTCGACGTCGGTGCGATCGCCGCGCACAACCGTGATTTGACGCTGCGCCTGATCGACGGCCTGCGACCGATCCCAGGGCTGGAGTTCCTGCCCGGCCCGGCGCACGCCGCCTGCGCTGTCGGCTACGGGATCGTCTCGTTCACGCTGAATGGCATCTCGGCGACCGACCTGGGATTTGTGTTGAGCGAGCTCGGCTTCCTGGTGCGCACCGGCGCGCACTGCACCCCCGCCGCGGGCGACGACACCGACTCGGTGCGGGTCAGCACGCACATCTACAACACCCTCGACGAAATCGGCCGCTTCACGGCCCACGTCAAGACGATTGCCGAGGAGGTCGCGTGA
- a CDS encoding CBS domain-containing protein — MRISEILRRKGSDVATVAPDTTVRTLLAALADRNIGAVVVSPDGNTIAGIVSERDVVRSLHARGAALLDTPVTEIMTSDVRTCAPDDPVDGLRRTMTEHRVRHLPVVHDGRLVGIVSIGDVVKSAISELATERQALVEYVQGRY; from the coding sequence ATGCGAATTTCGGAGATCCTACGCAGGAAGGGTAGCGACGTAGCCACCGTCGCGCCCGACACGACGGTACGCACGCTGCTCGCCGCGCTGGCCGATCGCAATATCGGCGCGGTGGTCGTCTCCCCCGACGGGAACACGATCGCAGGCATCGTCTCCGAGCGCGACGTGGTGCGCAGCTTGCACGCCCGCGGCGCCGCCCTGCTGGACACCCCGGTCACGGAGATAATGACCTCCGACGTGCGCACCTGTGCGCCAGACGACCCGGTCGACGGCCTGCGCCGCACCATGACCGAGCACCGCGTCCGGCATCTGCCCGTGGTACACGACGGCAGGCTGGTCGGCATCGTCAGTATCGGCGACGTGGTGAAGAGCGCGATCTCCGAACTGGCGACCGAACGCCAGGCTCTCGTCGAGTACGTGCAGGGCCGGTACTAG
- a CDS encoding PucR family transcriptional regulator, protein MASRMVGYFETCVAPCRTLPGEQLRGDVTKLTRGCLTLVAEMFDQRTVPDGEKLGAVRESATRWAREGVPLSTILRAYHEGVRIAFGLVTAHAKADDVDEVLIATDLMLELLEAITAAVSDAYTDEQHLVAKEHQTAAQTLASALLSGRGSSALARQTGIPIAESYQVVALSIPEHADECDPRVDANVAARRKLRRLQSELAAVFVSRALALLSTKGGTLLIPLGADETIVSAATLDLLAEAAEVPLTATAVAGDTDHIPESADQAHELLNLVQVGDKPPGLYQMSDLAVEYQLTRGGPATLRIATFLDPLEDHPELFDTMRAYLGNDMNRQLTARQLYVHPNTVDYRLRRIAQLTSIDLATSDGISHAAIALLARDLDRAVTRRLGPIPAP, encoded by the coding sequence GTGGCTTCGCGCATGGTCGGATACTTCGAGACCTGCGTGGCCCCCTGTCGCACACTGCCCGGCGAGCAATTGCGCGGGGACGTCACGAAACTCACCCGCGGCTGCCTCACCCTCGTTGCCGAGATGTTCGACCAGCGCACCGTGCCGGACGGCGAAAAGCTCGGCGCGGTGCGTGAATCCGCGACCCGATGGGCCCGCGAGGGCGTGCCGCTGAGCACCATCCTGCGTGCCTACCACGAAGGGGTGCGCATCGCGTTCGGCCTGGTGACCGCGCACGCCAAAGCCGACGACGTCGACGAAGTACTGATCGCCACCGATTTGATGCTCGAGCTACTGGAAGCGATCACCGCAGCGGTATCCGACGCCTATACCGACGAGCAGCACCTGGTCGCGAAGGAACATCAGACAGCGGCGCAGACACTGGCCTCGGCACTGCTGAGCGGGCGAGGAAGTTCGGCACTGGCCCGGCAGACAGGCATCCCGATTGCGGAGTCCTATCAGGTCGTCGCCCTCTCGATTCCAGAACATGCGGACGAGTGCGACCCACGGGTCGACGCGAATGTCGCCGCCCGCCGCAAGCTACGCAGACTACAGTCCGAGCTGGCAGCGGTGTTCGTTTCCCGCGCGCTGGCCCTGCTGAGCACCAAGGGCGGCACGCTCCTCATCCCGCTGGGCGCTGACGAGACCATCGTCAGCGCGGCGACGCTCGATCTGCTGGCCGAGGCCGCCGAGGTCCCGCTCACCGCGACCGCGGTGGCCGGCGACACCGATCACATTCCGGAATCGGCCGATCAGGCCCACGAGCTGCTCAACCTGGTCCAGGTCGGTGACAAACCACCCGGTCTCTACCAGATGTCGGATCTGGCGGTCGAATATCAGCTCACCCGCGGTGGCCCCGCGACCCTGCGGATCGCCACATTCCTCGATCCGCTCGAGGATCATCCCGAATTGTTCGACACCATGCGCGCCTATCTGGGCAACGACATGAACCGCCAGCTCACCGCGCGCCAGCTCTACGTGCACCCCAATACCGTCGACTACCGGCTGCGCCGCATCGCCCAGCTGACCTCGATCGATCTGGCGACCTCGGACGGCATCTCGCATGCGGCGATCGCGCTGCTGGCCCGCGATCTCGACCGCGCCGTCACCCGGCGGCTGGGACCGATACCCGCTCCGTGA
- a CDS encoding SAM-dependent methyltransferase, whose amino-acid sequence MPDDHSPLIRTDIPHSARIWNYWMGGKDYYEIDRVAGDAGIGVDPDITTMAVQSRQFLIRAVRYLTGEQGIRQYLDIGTGLPTMQNTHEVAQSVAPESKIVYVDNDPLVLAHARALLTSTTPEGVTTYVDADYHDPERIIADAKNVLNFNQPIGVMFMGVLGHAKTYDDLLRIVHTVLDAVPSGSYLVMWDGTDDSKAYVTLCENYTGTGGAPYVPRPQAQIKAVFDGLEMVEPGFVSLTQWRVGETEVGEILPISAYCAVARKP is encoded by the coding sequence ATGCCCGACGACCACAGCCCCCTGATCCGGACAGACATTCCGCACTCCGCGCGGATCTGGAACTACTGGATGGGTGGCAAGGACTACTACGAAATCGATCGCGTCGCCGGAGACGCCGGCATCGGGGTCGACCCCGACATCACCACCATGGCAGTGCAGTCGCGCCAGTTCCTCATCCGTGCCGTGCGCTACCTCACGGGTGAGCAGGGCATCCGCCAGTACCTCGACATCGGCACCGGCCTACCCACTATGCAGAACACCCACGAGGTCGCCCAGAGCGTCGCGCCCGAGTCCAAGATCGTCTACGTGGACAACGACCCTTTGGTGCTCGCGCACGCGAGAGCGCTGCTGACCAGCACGACCCCGGAGGGCGTCACCACGTACGTCGACGCCGACTACCACGATCCCGAGCGAATCATCGCCGACGCCAAGAACGTCCTGAACTTCAACCAGCCGATCGGCGTCATGTTCATGGGCGTGCTCGGCCATGCCAAGACCTATGACGACCTGCTGCGGATCGTGCACACCGTGCTGGACGCGGTGCCCTCGGGCAGCTACCTCGTAATGTGGGACGGCACCGACGACAGCAAGGCCTACGTCACGCTGTGCGAGAACTACACCGGCACCGGAGGCGCTCCGTACGTCCCCCGTCCCCAGGCTCAGATCAAAGCAGTCTTCGACGGTCTGGAAATGGTGGAACCCGGCTTCGTGTCTCTTACCCAGTGGCGCGTCGGCGAGACCGAGGTGGGCGAGATCCTGCCGATCTCCGCCTACTGCGCGGTCGCCCGCAAGCCGTAA
- a CDS encoding pyridoxal-phosphate dependent enzyme, which translates to MRYEHITELIGNTPLLLLDPAVHGLANVELYAKLESHNPFGSVKDRVAWGMLRDDLDEIRASAQTLIEASSGNTAKALRVLGAMRGIGLRAVTNRIKVAEVRDLLQLFGTEIVELPGLSECPDPTTPNDVYSVIEATMAQQPGTYRHLSQYTNEKNVEAHHHGTGREIHEDLAADGITRVDYLIGGLGTTGSTRGAATYLRKHNPELRTVAVVSERSDFIPGIRSESEMWDVGLFQPDFYDRIVTVAAGDAVDATLRLATGYGVLAGPTSGASYVATLEILGALHHSTTESNEPIVAVFIVCDRLEPYLSYIKKRRPDLFGRTDREPAPTPADLTTTPALSPEQLAELDRVGRPTIVDTRGAMAYRIGHVPGALNIRDDQLDDMFTHGIPFPRSRPVVFVCPVGELSLRFAARARHAGYDAASLDGGIVAWRDSGLPMERG; encoded by the coding sequence ATGCGCTACGAACACATCACCGAACTGATCGGCAATACGCCTTTGCTGCTCCTCGATCCCGCGGTGCACGGGCTGGCGAATGTCGAGCTCTATGCGAAACTGGAGTCGCACAATCCGTTCGGCTCGGTCAAGGACCGGGTGGCCTGGGGCATGCTCCGCGACGACCTGGATGAGATCCGCGCGAGCGCGCAGACACTCATCGAGGCCTCCAGCGGAAATACCGCCAAGGCGCTCCGCGTCCTGGGGGCCATGCGCGGCATCGGTTTGCGCGCGGTGACCAACCGAATCAAAGTGGCCGAGGTCCGCGATCTGCTGCAGCTGTTCGGCACCGAGATCGTGGAACTGCCCGGCCTCTCCGAATGCCCGGACCCCACCACACCGAACGACGTCTACTCGGTCATCGAGGCAACCATGGCTCAACAGCCCGGCACGTACCGCCACCTGTCCCAGTACACCAACGAGAAGAACGTCGAGGCACACCATCACGGCACCGGCCGGGAAATCCACGAAGACCTCGCCGCCGACGGCATCACCAGGGTCGACTACCTGATCGGCGGGCTCGGCACCACCGGGTCCACTCGAGGCGCCGCCACCTATCTGCGCAAGCACAATCCCGAATTGCGCACCGTCGCCGTGGTGTCCGAGCGGTCGGACTTCATTCCGGGCATCCGGTCGGAGAGCGAGATGTGGGATGTCGGATTGTTCCAACCCGACTTCTACGATCGGATCGTCACCGTGGCGGCGGGCGACGCCGTGGACGCGACGCTGCGGCTCGCAACGGGATACGGGGTGCTCGCCGGGCCGACCAGCGGTGCGAGCTATGTGGCGACACTGGAAATACTTGGTGCACTTCATCATTCGACGACCGAATCGAACGAGCCGATCGTCGCGGTATTCATCGTCTGCGACCGGCTCGAGCCGTACCTGTCGTATATCAAGAAGCGCAGGCCCGACCTGTTCGGCCGCACCGACCGCGAACCGGCGCCGACGCCGGCCGATCTGACCACTACGCCGGCACTGTCGCCCGAGCAGCTCGCCGAACTGGACCGGGTCGGCCGACCGACCATCGTCGACACCCGTGGCGCGATGGCCTACCGCATCGGCCACGTGCCCGGCGCGCTGAACATCCGCGACGACCAGCTCGACGACATGTTCACCCACGGCATCCCGTTCCCGCGGTCGCGCCCGGTGGTCTTCGTCTGCCCGGTGGGCGAGTTGTCGCTGCGTTTCGCCGCTCGAGCCCGGCATGCGGGATACGACGCCGCCAGCCTCGACGGCGGCATCGTCGCATGGCGTGACTCGGGCCTTCCCATGGAGCGCGGCTGA
- a CDS encoding pyridoxamine 5'-phosphate oxidase family protein produces the protein MPLTSDERQRFFAQPHIAALSVSAGPGRGPLTVPIWYQYGPGAEVWVLTGPESQKMRYIRETGRFTLMVQQLQPTIRYVSVEGPVTRITPMTDEMHREMASRYLAAESVDGYLKAAESYGEQVAVYLRPEHWLSADLGNLSEF, from the coding sequence ATGCCGCTAACCTCGGACGAGCGTCAAAGGTTCTTCGCGCAGCCGCACATCGCGGCGCTGTCGGTGTCCGCGGGCCCCGGTCGAGGCCCGCTCACCGTCCCGATCTGGTACCAGTACGGCCCCGGCGCTGAGGTGTGGGTGCTCACCGGACCCGAGTCGCAGAAGATGCGCTACATCCGGGAAACCGGCCGGTTCACCCTCATGGTGCAGCAGTTGCAACCAACCATCCGATACGTGAGCGTGGAAGGTCCAGTCACCCGGATCACCCCCATGACCGACGAGATGCACCGCGAGATGGCCTCGCGGTACCTGGCCGCGGAATCGGTCGACGGCTATCTGAAGGCGGCCGAGAGCTACGGTGAGCAGGTTGCAGTCTACCTGCGGCCGGAGCACTGGCTTTCGGCCGACTTGGGCAATCTCAGCGAGTTCTAG
- a CDS encoding decarboxylase produces MTSPFPALPAKLHPLVRAFLDTPDAVAATLTRFGSPAHLMFPQVYAENLASLRAELDPRLPRHRICYAHKVNQSRALVRTAEHAGIAIDVASPYELASAVGAGFDPARIEVTGPKGEAFLRDLVGCGATVNVDNLWELRRITELAEEGARVPVLLRVSGFDAGQVSRFGVPLAHLPQAIDLLSAQRGRIAFLGFAFHLDSGDLGERVRAIDACLAVIEQAYDCGLAPSVLDIGGGFRQVFTADAERFDAYVLALRESLLCRGEPMSWGSNTFGYHIAGGAVHGTPVFHKYANTVPASGMLADLLDAPLERHGGRTVAQVVGDNLLDLWLEPGKALVDHAGITVATVEFVKELANGTVLVNVDLSRDSVTPADQEVMVDPIVLRGAADGPAPAECPAASHPVTESGPVGVYFAGRLCLERDLITNHKVWLPERPQPGDLVVFPNTAAYHMDLSAASASMHPPTAKLAVSHHASGFQVVGDTDYEPHVPADPPPRPVVPHSPHRPPRPVRPAEAP; encoded by the coding sequence ATGACGTCGCCGTTCCCGGCGCTACCCGCGAAGCTCCATCCGCTGGTGCGCGCCTTCCTCGATACACCCGATGCCGTAGCCGCGACGCTGACTCGGTTCGGCTCCCCCGCGCACCTGATGTTTCCGCAAGTGTATGCGGAGAACCTGGCGAGTCTGCGCGCGGAGCTGGACCCGCGGTTGCCCCGGCACCGGATCTGCTACGCGCACAAGGTCAATCAGTCCCGCGCGTTGGTCCGGACCGCGGAGCACGCGGGTATCGCCATCGACGTGGCCTCGCCGTACGAGCTCGCCAGCGCCGTCGGCGCGGGGTTCGATCCGGCACGTATCGAGGTGACCGGACCGAAGGGGGAAGCCTTTCTGCGCGACCTCGTCGGCTGCGGGGCGACCGTCAACGTGGACAACCTGTGGGAACTGCGCCGGATCACCGAGCTCGCCGAGGAAGGCGCGCGTGTGCCCGTGTTGCTTCGGGTATCCGGTTTCGATGCGGGCCAGGTGAGCCGGTTCGGCGTGCCGCTCGCGCACCTCCCACAGGCAATCGACCTGCTTTCGGCGCAGCGTGGCCGAATCGCGTTCCTCGGCTTTGCCTTCCACCTCGACTCCGGCGACCTCGGCGAGCGGGTCCGTGCGATCGACGCCTGCCTCGCAGTGATCGAGCAGGCCTACGACTGCGGGCTCGCACCGTCGGTGCTCGACATCGGCGGTGGATTCCGTCAGGTGTTCACCGCCGACGCCGAGCGGTTCGACGCCTACGTGCTCGCACTGCGCGAATCACTGCTCTGCCGTGGCGAGCCGATGAGCTGGGGCAGCAACACCTTCGGCTACCACATCGCGGGCGGCGCCGTGCACGGCACACCGGTGTTCCACAAGTACGCCAACACCGTGCCCGCGAGCGGGATGCTCGCGGATCTGCTCGACGCGCCGCTGGAGCGCCATGGCGGGCGCACCGTGGCGCAGGTCGTGGGCGACAACCTGCTCGACCTATGGCTCGAGCCAGGTAAAGCGCTGGTCGATCACGCGGGCATTACAGTGGCCACGGTCGAGTTCGTCAAAGAGCTTGCCAACGGCACGGTGCTGGTGAACGTGGACCTCAGCCGCGATTCCGTGACCCCCGCCGACCAGGAGGTCATGGTCGATCCGATCGTCCTGCGCGGCGCGGCCGACGGACCCGCCCCGGCAGAATGTCCCGCCGCGTCCCACCCGGTGACCGAGTCCGGCCCGGTCGGCGTGTATTTTGCCGGACGGCTGTGCCTGGAGCGAGACCTGATCACCAATCACAAGGTGTGGCTGCCCGAACGGCCGCAGCCGGGCGATCTGGTCGTGTTCCCGAACACCGCCGCCTACCACATGGACTTGTCTGCGGCGTCGGCCTCGATGCACCCGCCGACAGCGAAACTCGCAGTCTCGCATCACGCGAGCGGTTTTCAAGTCGTCGGCGACACCGACTACGAGCCACACGTCCCCGCCGATCCGCCACCGCGTCCCGTCGTGCCGCATTCTCCCCACCGGCCTCCGAGGCCGGTCCGACCCGCCGAGGCTCCCTGA